In a genomic window of Mus musculus strain C57BL/6J chromosome 5 unlocalized genomic contig, GRCm38.p6 C57BL/6J MMCHR5_RANDOM_CTG5:
- the LOC100039010 gene encoding PRAME family member 8-like gives MSGQTPPTLQKRARQTQLRDEALAISPLENVPAVYIPWLFQEAFAGRHNSLIKTMVAAWPFQYLPVGSLINMHNLETLQALLDGVDRRLTRKFPPGRPKHQVLDMRNVHHVFWNIGSDANDSDSDAETLDEKQVVKALPRYALRQRLKIIVDLSISSQLNEEKAYFLNWAKQRKGSINFCCTKMKIWDAPDKVIREIMNVFHPEHITELELYTDWTLLRLAHFAPYFGQMKNLEKVFLAPLHKNTSPIMNITGASKVKCIKKIISQFSKFNCLQHVFMKRVHFLRDHLHQILGCLRTPLQTLSITHCLISQTDLDSFSCCHNLFKLKNLEIRGVTLFALDLMPLRGLLGKLAGTLKSLDFQWCSMKDSQLIVLLPALSQCSQLNQINFYSNDFSMAILKDLLQHTATWSKMNVEQYPVPLECYDALGHVSRERFVELCQELMDTLRAKREPKSISFATNVCQNCGKTCVYGQGARLCSCLQ, from the exons ATGAGTGGTCAGACCCCACCCACACTCCAGAAGCGAGCAAGGCAGACACAGCTGAGAGATGAGGCTTTGGCCATATCCCCTCTGGAGAACGTGCCAGCTGTGTACATCCCATGGCTGTTCCAAGAGGCCTTTGCTGGCAGACACAACTCGCTCATAAAGACAATGGTGGCAGCCTGGCCTTTCCAATATCTCCCTGTGGGGTCATTGATAAATATGCATAACCTGGAAACCTTGCAAGCTCTGCTAGATGGTGTAGACAGGAGACTGACAAGAAAATTTCCCCCCGG GAGGCCAAAACATCAGGTTCTCGACATGAGAAATGTGCACCATGTCTTCTGGAACATAGGGAGCGATGCAAATGACAGTGACTCTGATGCAGAGACCTTGGATGAAAAGCAAGTAGTGAAGGCCCTTCCCAGATATGCACTGAGGCAGCGTCTGAAGATCATAGTTGATCTGTCAATCAGTTCTCAGctcaatgaagaaaaagcataTTTCTTGAATTGGGCCAAGCAGAGAAAGGGGTCCATAAATTTCTGCTGTACAAAGATGAAGATCTGGGATGCACCAGACAAAGTTATCAGAGAAATCATGAATGTTTTTCATCCAGAGCACATTACAGAATTAGAACTGTATACCGACTGGACTCTGTTGCGGCTGGCACATTTTGCTCCCTACTTTGGGCAGATGAAAAATCTTGAAAAAGTCTTCCTGGCACCACTCCACAAGAATACCTCCCCTATTATGAATATAACAGGGGCCTCAAAAGTCAAGTGTATCAAAAAGATTATTTCTCAGTTTTCCAAATTCAACTGTCTCCAACATGTCTTCATGAAACGTGTCCATTTTCTCAGAGACCACCTGCATCAGATCCTAGG GTGCCTGAGGACGCCCTTGCAGACCCTCTCCATCACTCACTGCCTAATTTCACAGACAGACTTGGATTCCTTTTCCTGCTGTCACAacctttttaagttaaaaaatctgGAAATCAGAGGAGTGACATTATTTGCTCTCGATCTTATGCCTCTGAGAGGTctcctaggaaaactggcaggtaCTCTTAAGTCTCTGGATTTTCAGTGGTGTAGCATGAAGGACTCCCAGCTCATTGTCCTCTTACCTGCCCTCAGTCAATGCTCTCAGCTCAACCAGATCAACTTCTACAGCAATGACTTCTCCATGGCCATCCTGAAGGACCTTTTGCAGCACACAGCCACCTGGAGCAAGATGAATGTGGAACAATACCCTGTCCCTCTGGAGTGCTATGATGCATTGGGTCATGTCTCCAGAGAAAGATTTGTGGAACTTTGTCAGGAGCTCATGGATACCCTCAGGGCCAAAAGAGAGCCTAAGAGCATATCTTTTGCAACAAATGTCTGCCAAAATTGTGGCAAGACCTGTGTCTATGGCCAGGGGGCAAGGCTTTGTTCCTGTTTGCAGTAA